CTGATCAAAATTCTGGAAAAAGTTGATGATCCGAACCTGGTCTGGCGAGCCGCACACGCTCTGGGAAATATCCGCTCGCAACCTGAGAAAGTTGTCCCCGCATTAACGGCGGTCCTCACAAATAAATCTGAGATCGTGCGTGCGAATGCCGCTATCTCGCTGGGAGACTTTGGTCCTGAAGCCAAATCGGCTGTCCCTGCTTTAACGAAACTGCTGTCAGATCCTGAACTCAATGTCAAACTGGACGCCGCCACTGCTCTGGGTGCCATTGGACCGGATGCAGCCTCTGCCGTCCCCGAACTGGCTTCTGCGATGCAGGCAGGTCCCGTCTCTCTGACACTTACGAGTGCCTCTGCGCTGGCAGCCATCGGTGATGCATCTGTCCCCGCATTGAATAAAATGCTGCAGGACGATTCCCCTTTGAAATTACTGGCTGTTCATGTATTGGGCGAAATCGGTACCGGTGCCGGGGCCTCCATTCCGGAACTGATCAAGCTGTTAGATTCTACCGACCCGGAAGTTAAAATGTCGGCGATTACCAGTCTGGGAGAAATGGGACCTGCTGCGAAAAAGGCAGAACCTCAACTGCTGGAAATCCTCAAATCAGCCAAGGATCGCACCCGGAATGCCGCTGTCTTCGCCCTCTCCAAAATGGGCAGCAAAGCAGCTATCCCCGAGATCAAGAAACTCGCTGCTGAGTCATCTGATGACGAACGTTTACAGCTTGTCTGTGCCTGGGCACTGGTCCGCAATAATCCCCATGACCCGGAAACGATTAAAACAGCACTCCCCGGTCTGACGAAAGCACTCACCGATGAGCGTCCCCTGGTCCGCCGAGAAGCCGCCAATGCAATTTCCCTGATGGGACCTGAAGCCAAATCTGCGATCCCTGCACTGACAGCGGCTCTGAAAGAAGAAGAGAATCCCCGCGCCATCCAGGAACTGATCACAGCCCTGGCCGAAATTGGTCCCGCTGCCGCACCTGCGATCTCTGCAATTGCCCCCTATCTCAATTCGGGTAATATCGATCTTCGTCTGGTCGCAACGTATGCGATGGCCCGTTTCGGCGCAGTAGCCAAAGCTGAAGTTCCCCAGTTGGAGAAAACTCTCAAATCCAGCAATAACAATATGGAGAACGCTGTCACCCTCTGGGCATTGACGAAAATTGATCCGACTCCTCAACGGGCTGAGAAAGCAGCTCCCGTGATGGCCAAAGTCGTAACCGACCATCCGAATCCCGACGCCCGTCTCGAAGCGGCAATCAGTCTGGGTGAATACGGAATCAAAACTCCAGAAATTAAGCAGGCCCTGGAAGCCGCATCCAAGGATCAGGATCCACGCGTCAAAAAGGCAGCAGCAACAGCTCTCAAAAAACTGAGTAGCTGATTCTCACAAACTGTTGACATAAATCAACATCTCCACCGATTTGTTGATTTATGACATCAGCGGGAAAGCTCCTTCGCTGGCAGCTGGATTTCAGCGATTTTGATATTCAACGAGAGACACTTTCTACAAAGAATTTCTCGCGAAGGGTTTAGACGCAGACTACTCTCCAGATTCAAAGTCCGCGCGAACCGATTATCCGTGATTGGGTCTTCAGCAGATCACTGGCATGGATCTTGCGATTCTCTTATTAGTGCAGAGTAAGAGAATTGGAAATCGAGACATCCTTTACCAGTATGGGAGCTGCCATGATCACCGTTGCTGAAATCAACGACATCGAACGCCTGGATCACTTTCGACTGGCGTGGCGCGATCTGCTCGGTAAAACCAAGGGAGCGACCTTCGCTCATTCTCCGGAATGGCTGGAACACTACTGGGCACACTTTGGAAAGGGGCTCAAATTACGTGTTCTGTTCGTCACACTGAGGAACAAAATCATCGGTATCGTGCCACTGGTCGTCAAACCGGTGACAACACCGCTGGGCACCGTGCGCGTTCTGACGTACCCACTGGACAACTGGGGCACTTTCTATGGACAGATCGGTGGTAACTCGGCAGCAACAATGGTCTCAGCGATCAGACACATCCGCTCGACTCGACGTGACTGGGACCTGATCGACCTGCGTTATATTGACCAGGATGGTCACGACCATCGGCGGACCGCCAACGCCTTAAAGTCGGTCGGTTATCAGGGGAGTTCAGCTCCCTGGCGTCGTTCATTCCTGGTCAACACGAGTGATACCAGCTGGATCGAATATCTGGCCAGTCGATCCCCTGAAGCCAGAGAACATATTCTAGAGGCTGAGGAAATCACTGCTAAAGATGGCCACGTTTCTTTTTACCGTTCACGGTTAGAAGATCCACTGGCTCCGGGCTGGAATCCACGTTGGGATCTCTGGTCTCAGTTTGAGCAGATGGATTTCCGACATGGGAATCAGACACTGATCGCTGGAGGCGCTCATACTCTCAAACAAAAGCTGGACTTCCTGCGGGATATCCATGGCCCTGCATCACGCTCCGGGATGGCCCGCATCGATGCCCTGTTCGTCAATCATCGTGTCGTCGCATTTGCCTACGGCCTGCAACACACTGCTGGTACCGATTACCTGGCCATCGGTCGTGCTCCTGATACCAATCCGGAAACGGTCACGACTCTCATCTCAAATATGATTCAGCAGTCAATCCTGGATGGAGAACCTGCCGTGAACCTGAGCTTATTGAGCCCGTCTGCAGCCAGCCTGTGGCAGAACAGTGCATTACACAGCTACCGCTGCTCACATTATCCGCTGACAGTTCCACGGTCACAGTTATTGAGGCTGAACCGCTGGATGCAACAGCCTGTAGCCAGCGCCAAGGCCAATGTCAGTTCAGCATTGGTCAGTGGCAGGCAGGTCACCCCGGAAATCGAATCGAGTATCGAACTGGCTGCGATTGCACCAGAAGACTGGCCCGAAGAGACCAATGTGAAAGCGGAGCCTGATTCCGATCGCCCCCCTTTTCGCATTGTCGGTTGATCAACGCTGAAGCTCACTCTGGATTGGGTGCAAACTTGACAACCATCAGGGTACGGTCGTCGCCATCATTCCCCCCTTCGAGGTGTTGCTGCAGCTTGGACCAGATCCCCCGCATCACTTCGTCTGCGGTATCTTCAAAGTGATTTTCCAGGACCTTCATGATGCCATCTGAGCGGAACATTTTCCGTTCGCTGCTCATGGCTTCGCTGATTCCATCACTGAAACCCACAATGATGTCGTTCTTGCAGATCGGAATGACGGAATAGTCGTAATCGTTTGATTCCGTGACTCCCAACAGCATTCCGTGCGAGGTCAGAGTGGTGATCTTCCCTTTGTGAACCCAGAAGGGCGCAGGATGTCCCGCGTTGGTATAAGTAAACGTCCGGGCCCGGGTATCGATCACGCCGTATAACATACTCATGAACTGATGCGGCAGCGAAGTATGATACAGCGCTGTGTTAATGCGGCTGATGACATGCTGCGTATCTCGGGCCTGTTCAATTGGCCCTTCTGTCAAAGTGCGTAAAGCACCGCGTACGGATGCCATTACCACTGCAGCCGGGATACTGTCTCCCGAGGCGTCTCCCAGGGCGAAACAGGTCACATGCGGTGAGAGGGGAATGAATTCACAGAGATCGCCCCCTACTTCATGATGACTGATCGACTGAACCGCTGCCTGGAATTCACGATCCCATTCACGTTCCAGGGCCAGTTCGACAGGAAACGATTCAGAAATCACCTTCAACTCTTTCTTGAGTCGTAGCTGATTCTGACTCTCTTTGAGTAATACAGCCCGTTCCAGAATGGTACTGACCTGGGCACCAATTGATTTCAAAATGTGGACATCGCGTTCATTGAGATGGCGGGCCCGTCGATCGAAGGCCCACAGTGTCCCAAAGGGGCCCGTCTCAGACTGCACCGACACACAGACGCCCGTCAGACATCCTTCGGGCAACCAGGAAGCCAGTTCCGGATTCTCGTGCCGATTCACAATCAGAGCATCGTTAGAAAACGCTTCCAGATCAGGAGGAGATTCTTTCAGTTTGCGACGATGAAACGGTATTTCAAATGTATGCAGACAATACTGGACGCGGAGTGAGAGTTGATTCGATTCCGAATTCAACAGGAAAAATCCGGCAGCCCGAAATCCCGTCAGTTGCAGAGCTGCTTCCAGCAGTTTCTGAAGTGCGTCCTGCAGTCCCTCCTGGCGGGTAACCGAGAGGCCGACATCCATCAGTGTAGTGACTTCGCGGTTTTTGAGCTCAAGTGAGGAACCCATGGTTTCAATCTTGGAGATTAATCCGCCTACCAGTTCAGCCAGCTTGATTGCCGTCACAAACATGTGATCATTGGCAGTCTCATAAGGCAGCGTCAGATAAAGGTATCCCAGGGTCCGCTTGCCGTCTTCAATCGATTCATACCAGCAGTATTTCGCGTTCTGGCAGAGTTCCGCTTCCAGAGATTTGCGTTCTCCCGGCTTGGCGGGCGTAAAATGCAACGGCCAGCCGGTGATCTCCGTAAACTGGTCACACAGACCATGTATCCAATCCAGAGGTTGCGCGGTGAGTACCTGTTCCATTAAACCTGATCCAAGACGACGAAACTAAGATGAGTCGTTTGAGCACGGAATGCTCCTTCGTCTTGTATCGACCGCTGATCCCCCCAGTCCTTGATGCCTGTCTGACTGTAACGGTTACAGCGGTCAAGTACGCTGAATTCACTTCAGAATCAGGAAATCCCCACGTTCGATTGAACTTGAGTCGAGCAAATTCCTGTTAGCGGTAGCGTTCGATGATTGCACATCCGCAGGAGTCGCTCCAGACGTTAACGGAAGTACGACACATGTCCAGTACGCGGTCGACAGCGATAATCACACCTTGAGCTTCCAGTGGTAGCCCCACCGCCTGCAGCACAATCGCCATCATTACCAGGCCGGCGTGGGGAATCCCGGCAGCACCGATACTTGCCAGTAACGCGGTAATCGCTACCAGGATCTGCTGCTGGACTGGTAACACCTCCCCCGAATAAGCCTGTGCGATAAAGAGGACTGCTACCGCTTCATAAAGTGCAGTTCCATCCATATTAATCGTTGCCCCCAGAGGCAGCACAAAGGAACTTACCTCATTCGAGACTCCCGCATTTTCTTCGACACAACTGATCGTCAGTGGCAGTGTTCCGTTTGAAGAAGCTGTCGAGAAGGCGGTCATCAACGCCGGGCCCATTGCCCGGGCAAATTCCAGGGGAGAACGCCGCGCTACAAATTTCAGCAGACAGGGCAAGATAACAGCCGCGTGTATCAATAGAGCCAAAAGTACTGCAACCATGTACCAGCTGAGTGTCTTGAAAATTTCGATTCCTTGTGAGGAGACGGCGTAGATCATGAAAGCCAGCACACCAATCGGAGCCAGACTGATAATGAACATGGTCATCCGCATCATGACTTCAAAGCCAGCCTGAAAAATGTCAGTCAGCACTTTCGCATGTTTTCCCCCCACCAGA
This genomic stretch from Gimesia sp. harbors:
- a CDS encoding GAF domain-containing SpoIIE family protein phosphatase, with product MEQVLTAQPLDWIHGLCDQFTEITGWPLHFTPAKPGERKSLEAELCQNAKYCWYESIEDGKRTLGYLYLTLPYETANDHMFVTAIKLAELVGGLISKIETMGSSLELKNREVTTLMDVGLSVTRQEGLQDALQKLLEAALQLTGFRAAGFFLLNSESNQLSLRVQYCLHTFEIPFHRRKLKESPPDLEAFSNDALIVNRHENPELASWLPEGCLTGVCVSVQSETGPFGTLWAFDRRARHLNERDVHILKSIGAQVSTILERAVLLKESQNQLRLKKELKVISESFPVELALEREWDREFQAAVQSISHHEVGGDLCEFIPLSPHVTCFALGDASGDSIPAAVVMASVRGALRTLTEGPIEQARDTQHVISRINTALYHTSLPHQFMSMLYGVIDTRARTFTYTNAGHPAPFWVHKGKITTLTSHGMLLGVTESNDYDYSVIPICKNDIIVGFSDGISEAMSSERKMFRSDGIMKVLENHFEDTADEVMRGIWSKLQQHLEGGNDGDDRTLMVVKFAPNPE
- a CDS encoding HEAT repeat domain-containing protein — protein: MRQLLTAGLTLAICLLATPLLLSASMDVNKLVQELKSNNEDAQALAAHQLGELGPSAKAAVPALISVVKEGSVAARSEAITALGKIGPDASAAVPELAKVLRGYSVILKYNTLQALRQIGPEAKPALKQIMPLLESNNSYLKISAAWAAAKIDPENQETLKQVIPILLEGLNISINEVRNDAALALAQIGAPAVKPLLTTLKHEHEANHNQECQQICDVLAQMGAGGESAIPTLIKILEKVDDPNLVWRAAHALGNIRSQPEKVVPALTAVLTNKSEIVRANAAISLGDFGPEAKSAVPALTKLLSDPELNVKLDAATALGAIGPDAASAVPELASAMQAGPVSLTLTSASALAAIGDASVPALNKMLQDDSPLKLLAVHVLGEIGTGAGASIPELIKLLDSTDPEVKMSAITSLGEMGPAAKKAEPQLLEILKSAKDRTRNAAVFALSKMGSKAAIPEIKKLAAESSDDERLQLVCAWALVRNNPHDPETIKTALPGLTKALTDERPLVRREAANAISLMGPEAKSAIPALTAALKEEENPRAIQELITALAEIGPAAAPAISAIAPYLNSGNIDLRLVATYAMARFGAVAKAEVPQLEKTLKSSNNNMENAVTLWALTKIDPTPQRAEKAAPVMAKVVTDHPNPDARLEAAISLGEYGIKTPEIKQALEAASKDQDPRVKKAAATALKKLSS